One part of the Coffea eugenioides isolate CCC68of chromosome 10, Ceug_1.0, whole genome shotgun sequence genome encodes these proteins:
- the LOC113750087 gene encoding transcription factor bHLH143-like: MEKDFGSWFHHPDSGREAPCLNYLGAPGDVGKQNSAACMNPYLNELYIDGTFPPFTSSGLPQSKASQPNGPCNWFDCLPRFWQSAPGLNSLQKEKLPSDLTEKCGRTGIPTASTGCAQKKFLVFDQCDGQTTLIYNSGVGAPMQRLTSWNPKVPAAYDPLMEDFGVKKDMFSNFAPFTSYEHHEDNHGDDVETEMHEDTEELNALLYSDDENEYSDNDDDEVTSTGHSPSTMTEHGIQEWFEERGEEVASSASPTKRRKLLSGDYEVPSPVNALSSGKPRKLSEIEDDAESSCGNFDNQVSEESDSLSGKKRWRKEKIRETVSILQSIIPGGKGKDAVVVIDEAIHYLKSLKVKAKSLGLDAL; encoded by the coding sequence ATGGAAAAGGACTTTGGATCCTGGTTCCATCACCCAGATTCTGGACGGGAAGCACCCTGCCTTAATTACTTGGGTGCTCCAGGTGACGTGGGGAAACAGAATTCTGCTGCCTGTATGAACCCCTACTTGAATGAGCTCTATATCGACGGGACTTTTCCCCCGTTCACGTCTTCTGGGCTGCCGCAGTCCAAGGCAAGCCAACCAAATGGACCATGTAATTGGTTTGATTGTCTGCCACGTTTCTGGCAGTCTGCTCCTGGACTGAACTCTCTGCAAAAGGAGAAGCTTCCTTCTGACCTGACTGAAAAATGTGGTAGAACTGGAATTCCAACTGCTAGCACTGGCTGTGCGCAGAagaaatttcttgtttttgatCAGTGTGATGGTCAAACCACCTTAATTTACAATTCCGGAGTTGGGGCTCCCATGCAGCGCCTGACATCTTGGAATCCAAAGGTTCCCGCTGCCTATGACCCTCTGATGGAAGATTTCGGTGTGAAAAAGGACATGTTTTCCAACTTTGCCCCTTTTACAAGTTATGAACATCATGAAGACAACCATGGAGATGATGTAGAAACCGAAATGCATGAAGATACTGAAGAATTGAATGCTTTGCTGTACTCTGATGACGAGAATGAGTATTCAGATAATGATGACGATGAGGTAACGAGCACTGGTCATTCTCCCAGCACTATGACGGAACATGGTATACAGGAGTGGTTTGAGGAAAGAGGTGAAGAAGTAGCCAGTTCTGCCAGTCCAACAAAGAGGCGTAAACTGTTATCTGGAGATTATGAAGTACCATCTCCGGTGAATGCTTTAAGCTCTGGGAAACCTCGTAAGCTCTCTGAGATCGAGGATGATGCAGAATCTAGTTGTGGCAATTTTGATAATCAAGTATCGGAAGAATCAGATTCTTTATCTGGCAAGAAAAGATGGAGGAAAGAGAAGATACGTGAGACGGTTAGCATTCTGCAGAGCATAATCCCTGGTGGGAAGGGAAAGGACGCAGTTGTTGTCATTGACGAGGCAATCCATTACTTGAAATCCTTGAAAGTCAAAGCCAAGTCCCTGGGACTTGATGCACTATAA